The following nucleotide sequence is from Myxococcales bacterium.
GAATTTCTTGGCGAGACCTACTATCACTCGTTGGCCTTTCTTTTCGACAAGATGGAATTTATCGATCAAATTCGTATGCACAGAAAGCTTATGCAGGATGAATTCGGTTACACCCCCATCGTTTTTAGGAATACGGAGTTGATCTATCAGGATGTTCTTTCCGACCTTATATACGAGGAGGCTGGCTTCAAGGTTATACTCGCCGAAGGCGCCGAAAAGATACTCGATTGGAGGTCGCCGCTTTATCCATACAAGACTTACAATGGGAATATGTTTCTTCTTTTGAAGTACTACAGCCTTGCTGATGATATCGCCTTCAGGTTTTCAAACAGGGGATGGTCTGAATTTCCGTTGACGGCCGAAAAGTTCGCCGGTTGGCTTTCCAACGTAGGACTTACGGAAGAAAGCGGAAGAGATCTCTTTGTAAATCTTTTTATGGATTATGAAACCTTCGGAGAACATCAGTGGGAAGAAACAGGGATTTTCGAGTTTATGAGGCATCTCCCGGAACAGATTTTTAGAAGTCCGCACATGTCATTTGCATGGCCTTCCGATGTGATAGACTGCGTCAAATATCCCCCTGAAAAACTCTTTTTCAGGCAGCCCGTTTCCTGGGCCGATACCGAGAGGGACCTTTCCGCATGGCTGGAAAATGACTATCAGGAGAATGCCGCATCCGCACTTTATCGTCTGATGAACGAGATCAAGTCCGGAGGAAGATGGGACCTGATCGAAGAAGCCAGGAAGCTTTCAACTTCAGATCATTTCTACTACATGTGCACCAAATATTTTCAGGACGGCGATGTTCACAAGTATTTTTCGCCTTATCAATCTCCGGAACAGGCATATATATTCTACATGAATGCTCTAGCCAACTTGAGCAACAAACTTTAGGTTATAGGGAGGATTACAAATGGATGTAAGAAAATTTTTCATCAAGCCGCAGATACCCGAAAGATTGAAACCTCTTGAGGCTTTGGCTCACAATATATGGGCTTTT
It contains:
- a CDS encoding alpha-amylase translates to MQHIVFYFQVHQPYRLKHLGVLDIGSGQDVFDEELNAATVRKVGDKCYLPANKVLAELIDRYEGKFKVSFSITGVVIEQFKKYYPEVLDSFKALARTGCVEFLGETYYHSLAFLFDKMEFIDQIRMHRKLMQDEFGYTPIVFRNTELIYQDVLSDLIYEEAGFKVILAEGAEKILDWRSPLYPYKTYNGNMFLLLKYYSLADDIAFRFSNRGWSEFPLTAEKFAGWLSNVGLTEESGRDLFVNLFMDYETFGEHQWEETGIFEFMRHLPEQIFRSPHMSFAWPSDVIDCVKYPPEKLFFRQPVSWADTERDLSAWLENDYQENAASALYRLMNEIKSGGRWDLIEEARKLSTSDHFYYMCTKYFQDGDVHKYFSPYQSPEQAYIFYMNALANLSNKL